AAAAGAAATTGTACGCCGTGTTGAGGTGTTATTTTCTTATGCGGCAAATGTTGAAAAAAACTATCAAGAAATGAAATCAAGGGTTGATCGCTTAACCCAATCGGTACTGGCGAAAGCTTTTCGAGGCGAATTGGTGCCACAAGATTCAAATGATGAACCAGCGAGTGAATTACTGAAACGTATTAAGTTTTCAGAAGTTGAGAGTAAACCAAAGAAAAAAGCTTCACCAAAACGAATAGCCGCTACAACAACTGAACCCAAAATCACTAAACAAGTTGCTACTAAGTTATCCGAACAGTTTGAAGAAACTTTTAATGTTGATTTGGATGCTGAAAAGCATGAAGCAACCGATAGTTTGCGAACCCGTTATCAGTCTGAGATTAGAAAAGCACAAGATTCACTACTTGATGCAAAGTTCAGTGTTGAGCAATTTCGCTCAGTGACTGAATTTAAGGGTGACTACGAGGCTTTAAAGGCGTTGATCATGAATTTGTTAAAAGGTATCTCAGGTATAAGTGAACCTATCCTAGAGATTGAGAGTTGGGACGAAAAAAGTGGTGATTATTTGATGCGCTTGGTTGATCAAAAATGAAGCTAATCAGCCTACAGTACAGTGACCCAGCAAATTCATTGCAGGCTTATGATTTTAATTTTGACAATGATCGTCACGAATCAAATGCGCTCGAGCCTCTGTGTTTTGTTGGGTTAAACGGTTCTGGTAAGTCCAAGTTGCTGGAAATATTAGCAAAGATTTTTTTTGAGCTGGATAAACTGTGGCGCAACACCAACAAAACGAAGCCTACGGTAAGTGCAAATTTCCGTTTTGAGTATCATCTATTACCATCACGAAAATACAAAGAGGTAATAATCGAAGGGCGTGTTGGTAAACCTCTGATAGTTAGGGCAGATGGTAATGTATTAGAATCGGAAGCTCTGGAGTCTGTGATGCCATCAAATATTGTTGGCTACTCATCAGGTCATAACGAGACGATTAGCACACTGTTTCACGAACTTCGCGAACGGGAGTTTGGCCGAGTGCTTAAGGAAGTTAATGAGGGGGATAAAGGCCGCAGGAAGCTTTCTCGCACATTGTTTCTTGACCGCGATTCGACCAAGCTACTTTTACTTACAGCGTATATTTTTTCTGGTAAAAATGGTCGCGATGGTCTTCCGAGTGTTCAGTCATCAAATAAATTATTAAAAACTTTTGCCGATTTTATCCGATTAAAGCAATTGACGTCGTTCCAAATAGTTATTGATACAGATTCAGGACGAATAATTCTTTCACAGCCTATGGAACAAGTGTTAGAAAGGCTGAAGCGATGCGCGTTAATGATTAATAGTAATGAAAAAGGGAAAGATCGAATTTACGAAATGGATTTCTTACTGTGTGAGCAAAGCAAAAAGGCATTTGTTAAAGAGTTTGGGACGGCTCAAGATTTCTTTGAGCAACTTTATGAGCTTTATAGTTTAAATCTAATTTCTAGTAGCAAGAACAAAACTCACCAAGTGTTTAGTATCCCTGAACGTGAATTGAAAGTATTAATTAAGAGCCCTGATGCAGAAACGGAATATTTGAATCTAAGTGATGGCGAACATCAATTTATTCAAGTGTTTACATCATTAGCATATTTTGCAAAGCAAGATTCTATTTTCTTATTAGATGAGCCTGAAAGCCATTTCAACCCTGCTTGGAGAGCCAAATTTGTCCTCGTAATGGAGGATTTGCTTACTGCCAAGCAAAAGAGTTCCGAGTTTTTAATATCAACCCATTCGCCATACCTTGTCTCAGCATGTAAAAGTAAAAACGTAACGATATTCAAAAGAGACAATGGAAAAATATTATGCTCTCAACCCAAAAAAGAAACATATGGTGGCACATTCGATAGCTTGCTTAAAGAATTATTTGAGGTAATCACCCCAATCTCAGAACACTCAAAAGCGTCAATAGAAAAAATTATAAAATCTGATGATGTTGAGAAAATGAAGCTAGCTTTGGCTTTTTTTGCAGAATCGCCAGATAAAAGAGATTTATACGAAGCAATTCTACGTCAAGGTGAAAGTTTAGAACTTCGAAAGGACGCCTAGAATGCTGTATGGACTAAAAGCTATTGAAGACCATCCATGCTTCAAGATGCACGATTTGTTGGAGAATTTGTTCTTTGAATATGTATCAGATAAAGATTTCTCTGATGTTGTTTTTCGTAACATTTTTTCCAAAAAATATATTAATGGACATGGGAAGGCATTTAAAAAGTCATTGGATGACTTGGTTCACAGCCTGCCAACTAATAAAGCTAAGAAGCAAAAACTATATAGCCAATTCGTAAACAATAACTCAATCGAAGCTTTATGCTTAGAAAAAGGATTTATACCAGAAAGCTATATTCGATGGACTGATATTATAGGCGTAAGACTCAATGGTTTTTTATTAAATTGTTACGAGACAAAGCTAGATCTTTCACCTTTCAAAAGGCCTGACAGTAGTCTCAAACCTACGCATAGTTTTTATCAGGAATTTATAATAAAGAATGGCGGTATATGCCCTTTTTGTGGCCTAAATGCTTATAAAAATGTATTCGGGTCAAGGCGTGAGGATTTGGATCATTACTTGTTCAAAGGGAAATATCCATTTGCTGCAGCAAACATGTGGAATTTAGTACCTACTTGCTCTGAATGTAATCAGGATTACAAGAAAACTAAAGATGTCTTGTTTGATGCTGGAGTAAGAACCGAGGCTTATTACCCTTATAGGAAGATTGGAGGAGTTAATTTAAAGGTTAATTTGAATATTGGTTTTGATAATAAAACGCCAGATGCCTGGAATATTCATATTACTCCTAAAATTGCGGCAGAATTAAAACAGGTCGAAAACTGGGTTCGGATCTATGGGATAACTCGGAGATATAAAAATGAGATCGCGGCGGAACATGATAATTGGATAATGACAGAATTGTTAGAAAGGGGGACCGTATTTGTAGACACAAATGGCTTTAGACGCTTCATGATATCAAGAGCTCGTGTGCACAAAAAGCTTTTTGAAAAAAAACTTGCTCCTAAGTCATTTTTGAAAACCTCTTTTTTTGTATTTGTTGCCCGCTATGCAGATGATGCATTCATCGGTAAGTACATGCTTCCATTCAACGCAGGCCTTTAAAGGAGTATGGTTATTAATATAAAAAAACTGAAAATAGCAGACCTCGCCGGAATTGAATACTACGGAAGCGCAGGGATTACTGCCCGTTGTTTAACTGCGTTGACAATGGCGATTCAAGCTGGTGATGACGCCATATTAAGAGCCTTTTTGCTTTCAGACGTTGATAGCAGCTCGAAGTGCGGAACGCATTGTTTTTTACTGTGGCCAGAATCTAGCGACCCAATAGTTATTAAATCTGGTTTTGCTTCAGGTTATCCTGGTGAAGGTCCAAGAGGACTATCCAGTGCGATGCAGATCCTTATTCGTCACAATATCGATATTGAAGAATATGCTGTCGATGCAAGTTTTATCCAAAGAGCAGATAGCTCATGTTTGACACAATCCGATCTGGTGTTTATCGAGAAACTGCGACCAATTAGGCCCATTCGTTATTACGATTACATTTTGCTTAGAGATGATTTACGTTCGTACGATGACAATTTGGTCAAATCGCTCTTTGTAAAAAACGTCCCATTCTCGCTTATTGATAACCGCATCATGGATCTGGCCATTGATCTGCAAAACAATCCAGATGCCAATCTAATGACATGCTATCGACGCTTAGAAGACATTATCAGAAAGAGGACAGGTTTGGATGGTGAAAGTGGCTCCAAGTTATTTTCTCAGGCATTTCTTAGCAGTAATGCACCACTGTATTGGCCTGAGTTACCTGAAGCAGAGGCAAAAGGTCGAGCCGCGCTTTTTACTGGTGTTTATATGGCCTATCGAAATAGCCGTGCACACAAAGAAAACTTAACAACGATCGATGATGCTATCAGAGAGTTTTTAATGATAAACCAATTGTTTATTCTTGAATTCGAAGCTCAAAAACAAGAAATCTTAGAATCTAATTAAACACAGGAAGTTTAAATCTGCTCTAACTTAAAGTTTAAGATTTTAAAGTCCTTTAGGTTTGATGTGGGTTAATGAGGTACTAATGGCTAGGTATTGTGGTGACAGAAACTCAGAATTACTTATTGCAAATGCAAGAAGGTTTAAAGAAACGTGCTTAGTTCAAGGTAAATCACTATTTACGAACGAGGTGGTTTGGACCGGTGAAAACTGTAATGAACTTATCATTAATTTTGTTAATAAGCCTGATGCTGGTAATGGTGATTTTTTTGAAAAATTAGAAACTCAGCTAGTTACCACATCAGCTAATGCTAAAGTACTCGCGGCAGAAATGCTGTGGTTGATGTTCCTATGTCCTAGTAACACTGGACCAGAATCAAAACGAGTAAGTATCGAGAGAGTATTTGCTTGGAGTGGGTTACAAATGACTCCAGCATTAAAAGATGAATATCTCTCAGATCATTCATTAACAGGTATTGGTAGTGCAGGAACGGCTTATAATACTGGTCGTTGGCGTGAGTTAGTTTATTTAATGCGTTTCACAGCAGCATTCTTGAAGTTAAATAAACAAGAAAAAATAGATTTACTGAGTGATCATCTTCGTTTTTCAGAATGGCTAGAACAATTGCCTGAAAATGAAAGTCGCCAATTGCGCCATATGCTCCTATTTTTATTCTTCCCTGATTTTAACGAACGTATTTTTGGCAATACAGACAGATGCTCAATTTTAGTTAGCCTTACTGACATCACCAAAAGCCAATATAACAAAATGAAATGCCGTGAAAGAGATGCCGCGCTGTTAACGTTGCGTCAAAAGTTTGAGCAGAAGTTTGATACTGCTGAAATTGATTACTATGCGGAACCATTAAGCACAATTTGGAAGAATGCAGGCACTGATGCTGTTAGTCATGTAAA
The nucleotide sequence above comes from Shewanella sp. Arc9-LZ. Encoded proteins:
- a CDS encoding AAA family ATPase, whose protein sequence is MKLISLQYSDPANSLQAYDFNFDNDRHESNALEPLCFVGLNGSGKSKLLEILAKIFFELDKLWRNTNKTKPTVSANFRFEYHLLPSRKYKEVIIEGRVGKPLIVRADGNVLESEALESVMPSNIVGYSSGHNETISTLFHELREREFGRVLKEVNEGDKGRRKLSRTLFLDRDSTKLLLLTAYIFSGKNGRDGLPSVQSSNKLLKTFADFIRLKQLTSFQIVIDTDSGRIILSQPMEQVLERLKRCALMINSNEKGKDRIYEMDFLLCEQSKKAFVKEFGTAQDFFEQLYELYSLNLISSSKNKTHQVFSIPERELKVLIKSPDAETEYLNLSDGEHQFIQVFTSLAYFAKQDSIFLLDEPESHFNPAWRAKFVLVMEDLLTAKQKSSEFLISTHSPYLVSACKSKNVTIFKRDNGKILCSQPKKETYGGTFDSLLKELFEVITPISEHSKASIEKIIKSDDVEKMKLALAFFAESPDKRDLYEAILRQGESLELRKDA
- a CDS encoding TIGR02391 family protein, encoding MVINIKKLKIADLAGIEYYGSAGITARCLTALTMAIQAGDDAILRAFLLSDVDSSSKCGTHCFLLWPESSDPIVIKSGFASGYPGEGPRGLSSAMQILIRHNIDIEEYAVDASFIQRADSSCLTQSDLVFIEKLRPIRPIRYYDYILLRDDLRSYDDNLVKSLFVKNVPFSLIDNRIMDLAIDLQNNPDANLMTCYRRLEDIIRKRTGLDGESGSKLFSQAFLSSNAPLYWPELPEAEAKGRAALFTGVYMAYRNSRAHKENLTTIDDAIREFLMINQLFILEFEAQKQEILESN